In Leptospira stimsonii, one DNA window encodes the following:
- a CDS encoding phytanoyl-CoA dioxygenase family protein yields MKKKVILSLEIFFSKDELAVVSKIVFDADQNWCEEYDFPENVNSAYLTSDRFLSDAVDRERLFEFISDLRLVSIAETLTKSKVFFLNTQLFFNPQSTLKKPYWHRDVQYLGVEEEKQKNIIKKDAVLHFRIALRDDPGLEFIPGSHLRWDTEYERNTRLELNGRRNFEELPNSIRVPHKPGDLLIFSAHLIHKGVYGLDRSSFDILYTSFPSSSMEVNRMGRFPNSSSAFFGNPIFETIVSSMNSEPTSVD; encoded by the coding sequence TTGAAAAAAAAGGTTATACTCTCTTTAGAAATTTTTTTTTCAAAAGATGAACTTGCGGTCGTTTCCAAGATTGTATTTGACGCTGATCAAAATTGGTGCGAGGAATACGACTTTCCGGAGAACGTAAACAGCGCCTATTTGACGAGCGATCGGTTTTTGTCCGACGCCGTGGATCGGGAACGATTGTTCGAGTTTATTTCCGATCTTAGACTTGTCTCCATCGCAGAAACTTTAACAAAATCTAAAGTATTCTTTTTGAATACTCAGCTCTTCTTCAATCCCCAATCCACTTTAAAAAAACCGTATTGGCATCGCGATGTTCAATACTTGGGTGTCGAAGAGGAAAAGCAAAAAAACATCATCAAAAAAGACGCAGTGTTACATTTTAGAATTGCGCTTCGAGACGATCCTGGGTTGGAATTCATTCCGGGCTCTCATCTTCGGTGGGATACAGAGTATGAGAGAAATACGAGATTGGAATTAAACGGGAGACGGAATTTTGAGGAGCTACCGAACTCAATAAGAGTTCCGCACAAACCTGGGGATTTGCTCATTTTCTCTGCACACCTGATTCACAAAGGTGTTTACGGACTTGATCGAAGTTCATTCGATATTCTTTATACTTCCTTTCCAAGTTCAAGCATGGAAGTAAATAGAATGGGACGTTTTCCGAACTCGAGTTCCGCATTTTTCGGAAACCCAATTTTTGAGACGATCGTATCTTCTATGAATTCCGAACCAACTTCGGTCGATTGA
- the amt gene encoding ammonium transporter, whose translation MKHTKNHLKNTFPFLILFLGIQLPVFADSPAQELSKSADPIWLIICAALVFFMQAGFLMLETGLSRLKNTINVAVKNLMDYIVGTVAFFCIGFGLMFGYSNDGWIGTNHFFLEGLKSGKEFAFFLFQVAFMGTAATIVSGAVAERIKFSAYLVVSVLVSIFIYPTFGHWTWGGGWIAKLGFVDFAGSTVVHSLGGWISLAGVIVLGARKDKFKEDGSPRKIHGHNLTFSVLGVFILWFGWFGFNGGSTLSFSEDVPLIILNTSLAASAGGILAISVSWIFYKVASVEDCMNGVLGGLVAITAGCHALAPSASLLLGAIAGVSVVLTAWFLEKILKLDDVVGAFPVHGVCGIIGTLLLPVLSENQDIRIFPQLIGVVTCALWAFGLGLFLFWILKISIGIRVSGDFEEKGLNISEHGSGSSWIDLIHSLKDLSKGGGDLTRKIHVDSGTEAGTIAFLMNRYLSNLGEMIFTIKEKSGELENSASEISSAWGNMSQNIQEQAASLEEVTAIFDSFRDSFHKISNSATEQKTIEAKAKRMLNELVFGFQQFDQDLKESSERSERSVENIDLSTKELNHLESDINDIGTSAKKVESLVKLLNDISAKLGMLSINASIEAARSGDSGKGFGVVAEEINKLASSTLESTKKASEVLGEIQSAVFRGRSTVSNTVDFFQNLTEEFRTLAQTQITIREKSAHYSNLIESLNRLNTSVADQSEIILSNIVDRSTEIKGLYESIEFVSTAFHEISAQSEELTATGDFLKQLAAILNSLVRNFRVEKEVVPDLIVG comes from the coding sequence ATGAAACATACCAAAAACCATTTGAAAAACACGTTTCCTTTCCTCATTCTATTTCTGGGAATCCAATTGCCTGTCTTTGCGGATTCACCGGCGCAAGAACTTTCCAAATCTGCGGATCCGATCTGGCTGATTATCTGTGCGGCCTTAGTGTTTTTTATGCAGGCGGGTTTTTTGATGTTGGAAACTGGTCTTTCCAGACTCAAGAATACGATCAACGTCGCAGTAAAAAATCTGATGGATTATATCGTCGGTACGGTCGCCTTTTTTTGTATTGGCTTCGGGCTTATGTTCGGCTATTCGAACGACGGCTGGATCGGAACCAATCATTTCTTTTTAGAAGGTCTTAAATCCGGGAAAGAATTCGCCTTTTTTCTTTTTCAAGTCGCGTTTATGGGAACGGCGGCGACGATCGTTTCGGGCGCGGTCGCAGAACGTATTAAGTTTTCTGCATATTTAGTCGTTTCCGTTTTGGTATCTATCTTTATCTATCCGACGTTCGGCCACTGGACTTGGGGAGGGGGTTGGATCGCCAAACTAGGATTTGTCGACTTCGCCGGGTCGACCGTAGTACATTCCTTAGGCGGTTGGATTTCTCTCGCTGGTGTGATCGTACTCGGAGCAAGAAAGGATAAATTTAAGGAAGACGGATCTCCGAGAAAAATTCACGGACACAATCTTACTTTTTCGGTCTTGGGTGTCTTTATCCTCTGGTTTGGTTGGTTCGGCTTTAACGGAGGAAGTACACTTTCTTTTTCAGAGGACGTCCCCCTAATCATTCTAAATACGAGTCTTGCCGCAAGCGCGGGAGGAATTCTTGCCATCTCCGTTTCTTGGATCTTTTATAAGGTGGCTTCCGTAGAAGATTGTATGAACGGTGTTCTCGGTGGTCTCGTCGCCATCACCGCCGGTTGTCACGCCCTCGCCCCTTCCGCTTCTCTTCTTCTCGGTGCGATCGCTGGAGTTTCGGTCGTACTTACCGCCTGGTTTTTGGAAAAAATCCTAAAGCTTGACGACGTGGTGGGAGCCTTTCCGGTTCACGGAGTTTGCGGAATCATCGGAACCTTGCTTCTTCCGGTTCTATCAGAAAATCAAGATATTCGAATATTTCCTCAGTTGATAGGAGTTGTAACTTGCGCACTCTGGGCATTCGGTCTAGGTTTATTCCTTTTTTGGATCTTAAAAATTTCCATCGGAATTCGGGTCAGCGGAGACTTTGAAGAAAAAGGTTTGAATATCAGCGAACACGGTTCCGGTTCCAGTTGGATCGATCTGATCCATTCACTAAAAGACCTTTCCAAAGGCGGAGGCGATCTTACCCGTAAAATTCATGTGGACTCCGGAACCGAAGCGGGAACGATCGCATTCTTAATGAACCGTTATCTTTCCAATCTCGGAGAAATGATTTTCACGATCAAAGAGAAATCGGGAGAACTCGAGAATTCCGCTTCGGAGATTTCATCCGCTTGGGGAAATATGAGCCAAAATATTCAGGAACAAGCCGCGAGTCTCGAAGAAGTAACTGCCATCTTTGATTCATTCCGTGACTCGTTTCATAAAATTTCAAACTCGGCCACCGAGCAAAAAACGATCGAAGCAAAAGCAAAACGAATGTTAAACGAATTGGTTTTCGGTTTTCAACAATTCGATCAGGATCTCAAAGAGAGTTCCGAAAGATCGGAACGTTCCGTCGAGAACATCGATCTGAGCACGAAGGAGTTGAATCATCTCGAATCCGACATCAACGATATCGGAACTTCGGCGAAGAAAGTGGAAAGTCTCGTAAAATTGTTAAACGACATTTCCGCCAAACTGGGAATGCTTTCCATAAACGCATCCATCGAAGCCGCAAGGTCAGGCGATTCCGGAAAAGGTTTCGGGGTCGTCGCCGAAGAAATAAACAAACTCGCATCCAGCACGCTGGAAAGCACAAAGAAAGCGTCCGAAGTTTTGGGAGAGATTCAATCCGCAGTATTTCGAGGAAGATCGACAGTTTCAAACACCGTTGACTTCTTTCAAAATTTAACGGAAGAATTTAGGACACTCGCACAAACTCAAATTACGATCCGAGAAAAGAGCGCTCACTATTCCAACCTCATAGAAAGTCTAAATCGACTCAACACCTCCGTTGCCGATCAAAGCGAGATCATCTTAAGCAATATCGTCGATCGTTCGACCGAAATCAAAGGACTTTACGAATCTATTGAATTCGTAAGCACTGCATTTCACGAAATTTCTGCTCAATCAGAGGAATTGACAGCCACCGGAGATTTTCTAAAACAGCTTGCCGCGATTCTAAACTCTCTTGTTAGAAACTTTAGAGTCGAAAAGGAAGTTGTTCCCGATCTAATAGTGGGATGA
- a CDS encoding HD domain-containing protein, with protein MASRLHDGQKYGGSRPNEKVEYLNHIGSVVLEISNALQFDNTIDAELTMLCAILHDTIEDTGIKYEEVKTKFGKNVAEGVLALSKDETIPDREAKMLDSIQRIKKQPSEIWIVKMADRITNLFSPPFYWDNKKKRAYQREALFIFDQLKEAHPMLAERLKRKIDEYDRFIENEKP; from the coding sequence TTGGCTTCCCGCTTACACGACGGACAAAAATACGGGGGCTCGCGACCGAACGAAAAAGTGGAATATCTAAATCATATCGGGAGCGTCGTACTGGAGATTTCGAACGCGCTACAGTTCGATAATACGATCGACGCAGAGCTGACGATGCTTTGTGCAATCCTTCACGACACGATCGAAGATACGGGGATAAAATACGAGGAAGTAAAAACGAAATTCGGAAAGAACGTGGCTGAAGGCGTTTTGGCTCTTTCAAAGGACGAAACCATTCCGGATAGAGAAGCGAAAATGCTCGACAGCATCCAAAGAATCAAAAAACAGCCGAGCGAAATTTGGATCGTAAAGATGGCGGATCGAATTACAAACCTATTTTCTCCTCCGTTTTATTGGGATAACAAAAAGAAAAGAGCGTATCAAAGAGAGGCGCTTTTCATTTTTGACCAGCTCAAAGAAGCTCATCCGATGTTGGCCGAACGGCTGAAAAGAAAAATTGACGAATACGATCGATTTATTGAGAATGAGAAACCTTGA
- a CDS encoding peptidoglycan recognition protein family protein: MSISFPKSLIALIFVLSACASLEKGPTLTPGKNSILPFFTLGLDQESLNSIGKKRWSFRVKSILLHHTNSLKAEEYLEKSKSSGWMVHFLVLENGAVYGVEEPGKILYRAAPGMDDFAIHVSWEGSGESVLKNEAQLKALTELIQNLSKEYSIPLNNFDIASGKGVFTHSQSKKKFGRFIDTSDCGGEKILSAVFSRIQGKFYPETEWKDRFIQGWVIRKEKFVDSTGKKIVQTYSHGRGISPAPLIELNSVEKTADGKSFEDKRLRYNHRGTIRPDCIVLHYTAIPDYQKTLEVLEKRNLSATFLADKDGKIHQLLDSIFDTAAAATGTNANCFQVEIVGKDTEMLLANKEQTEAVVRLVKELSEKFRIPLSNEKVESLRGVYSHTQAKKKWGGSIHLDGKDFDPGEPYMKAVLELAGGSFFPEENWHERMSNDWILLFSSFQP, from the coding sequence ATGAGTATTTCCTTTCCAAAGTCGCTTATTGCTCTTATTTTCGTGTTATCCGCCTGCGCCTCCCTCGAAAAAGGTCCCACCCTTACTCCGGGAAAAAATTCGATTCTTCCATTCTTCACTTTAGGATTGGATCAAGAGTCTTTAAATTCCATTGGAAAAAAACGTTGGTCCTTTCGAGTAAAATCGATTCTGCTTCATCATACAAATTCCCTCAAGGCGGAAGAATACTTGGAGAAGAGTAAATCTTCCGGTTGGATGGTTCACTTTCTCGTTTTGGAAAACGGTGCAGTGTATGGAGTTGAAGAACCCGGCAAAATTCTTTATCGAGCCGCGCCGGGTATGGACGATTTTGCAATCCACGTTTCCTGGGAAGGTTCGGGAGAATCCGTCCTCAAAAATGAAGCTCAGCTCAAAGCTCTGACCGAACTAATTCAAAATCTTTCCAAAGAATATTCCATTCCTCTAAATAACTTCGACATCGCTTCGGGAAAAGGGGTCTTTACACATTCTCAGAGCAAAAAAAAATTCGGAAGATTTATCGATACGAGTGATTGTGGTGGCGAAAAAATTCTCTCCGCGGTATTCTCCCGTATCCAAGGAAAATTCTATCCCGAAACCGAATGGAAGGATCGTTTTATTCAAGGTTGGGTCATCCGAAAAGAAAAGTTCGTCGATTCGACGGGAAAAAAAATCGTCCAGACATATTCTCATGGAAGAGGAATTTCTCCAGCTCCTTTGATCGAACTGAACTCCGTTGAAAAGACCGCGGACGGAAAATCTTTCGAGGACAAAAGATTGCGATACAATCATCGTGGAACGATCCGTCCCGACTGTATCGTTCTACATTATACTGCGATACCGGATTATCAAAAGACTTTAGAAGTATTAGAAAAACGGAATCTATCTGCGACCTTCTTAGCGGATAAAGACGGCAAAATCCATCAACTTTTGGATTCGATTTTTGACACCGCGGCCGCGGCTACGGGGACAAATGCGAATTGTTTTCAGGTGGAAATCGTCGGTAAGGACACGGAGATGCTTCTCGCAAACAAAGAACAAACGGAGGCAGTAGTCCGTCTTGTTAAGGAACTTTCCGAAAAATTTAGAATCCCTCTCAGCAACGAAAAAGTTGAATCCTTGAGAGGAGTCTATTCTCATACGCAGGCGAAGAAAAAATGGGGTGGATCGATCCATTTGGACGGTAAGGATTTTGATCCCGGCGAACCATACATGAAAGCCGTCTTAGAACTCGCTGGCGGATCTTTTTTTCCGGAAGAGAATTGGCATGAAAGGATGAGTAACGATTGGATTCTTCTCTTTAGCTCCTTTCAACCGTAA
- the nusB gene encoding transcription antitermination factor NusB: MSARRTSREIAVMALYQLELTKPPLKDVLKFKWYDKKTEQEERDFAISIVNGVVKNQEQIDTLIKKYSKNWDFSRISVVNKAILRLSVYALLYTWEVPKNVTIDEAVELTKEFESEESARFVNGILDAILKNEIKSDG; encoded by the coding sequence ATGTCAGCCAGACGTACTTCCCGCGAAATCGCCGTAATGGCTCTTTACCAATTGGAACTTACAAAACCTCCGCTCAAGGATGTTTTGAAGTTCAAGTGGTATGATAAAAAAACAGAACAAGAAGAAAGGGATTTTGCCATTTCCATCGTAAATGGGGTTGTGAAAAATCAGGAACAGATCGATACTCTGATAAAGAAGTATTCCAAAAACTGGGACTTTTCCCGGATCAGCGTCGTGAATAAAGCGATTCTTCGTTTGTCCGTGTATGCATTGTTGTACACTTGGGAAGTTCCGAAGAACGTTACGATCGACGAAGCGGTGGAGCTTACGAAAGAATTCGAAAGTGAAGAATCCGCGCGGTTTGTAAATGGAATCTTAGACGCAATTCTCAAAAACGAAATCAAATCCGATGGATGA
- a CDS encoding HEAT repeat domain-containing protein, producing the protein MLAAETPKDEFKEKVLSPGKAQATAISEIRSRNRLDLVKELLPIFQNESTDEKVQLAILKLFGELDDLDGLAQDWVNVLDSFFQKTTNVILKKEILLLAEKKKEKRLIYSVIAAFTDTETEVRLLSYKLMQLLRDDRALPILLDMSLSKDPVQRLYFLESSLIIKDERIQNQIHKLVNDESAGVRKKYLIAINRLGMNEKFSQFQKSATSDPDDDVRLVALEILKNKRNRQNISLFYKGLSDTNPDIRRVSLEALLIFQDKQGAKAISEQLTKEDTLFLKARMIDLLLDLGNNGGGQGILAVLTNGEETELRTKAAYAVGKLGANTSSAELTKILSEEKENMVKWQLIHSLGELKDKNAVPALLVLARNQREKLNLRLEAVVTIRTINDPESLPSLFEAYVSETEKTLRMEMENAMREILNLKFPPRMP; encoded by the coding sequence ATCTTAGCGGCGGAAACTCCTAAAGACGAATTCAAAGAAAAGGTATTGAGTCCGGGTAAGGCGCAAGCGACGGCGATTTCCGAGATACGCTCTCGCAATCGATTGGATCTCGTTAAAGAATTGCTTCCGATTTTTCAGAACGAATCCACGGACGAGAAAGTTCAACTCGCAATATTGAAGTTATTCGGGGAACTGGATGATCTGGACGGTCTTGCTCAAGACTGGGTGAATGTTTTAGATTCTTTCTTTCAAAAGACGACTAACGTAATTCTAAAAAAAGAAATTCTTCTTTTAGCTGAAAAGAAAAAAGAGAAAAGGCTGATCTATTCGGTAATCGCGGCGTTTACCGATACGGAAACCGAAGTGAGGCTTTTGAGTTATAAACTCATGCAACTACTAAGAGACGATCGAGCGCTTCCGATTCTTTTGGACATGTCTCTTTCCAAGGATCCTGTCCAGAGGTTGTATTTTTTAGAATCCTCTTTGATCATAAAGGATGAGAGAATTCAGAATCAGATTCATAAACTGGTAAATGATGAAAGTGCGGGCGTGAGAAAAAAATATCTCATCGCGATCAATCGACTCGGGATGAATGAGAAATTTTCTCAGTTTCAGAAATCTGCGACCAGCGATCCTGACGACGACGTTCGACTTGTGGCGCTTGAAATTCTCAAAAACAAAAGAAACCGTCAGAACATCTCTCTTTTTTACAAGGGTTTGAGCGATACCAATCCCGATATCAGAAGAGTTTCTTTGGAAGCGCTTCTCATCTTTCAAGACAAACAAGGAGCAAAGGCGATATCCGAGCAGTTGACGAAAGAGGACACTCTTTTTCTCAAAGCAAGGATGATCGATCTTTTGCTGGATCTCGGAAACAACGGAGGAGGTCAGGGAATCCTCGCCGTCTTAACAAACGGAGAAGAAACTGAACTTCGCACAAAGGCCGCATACGCCGTGGGAAAGTTAGGCGCGAATACAAGTTCTGCGGAACTCACGAAAATTCTTTCCGAAGAAAAGGAGAACATGGTCAAATGGCAGTTGATTCATTCTTTGGGAGAACTCAAAGATAAGAATGCCGTGCCTGCGTTACTCGTCCTTGCAAGAAATCAGCGAGAAAAGTTGAATCTGAGATTGGAAGCAGTCGTAACGATACGAACGATCAACGACCCGGAAAGTCTTCCTTCCTTGTTTGAAGCCTATGTTTCCGAAACCGAAAAAACCCTGCGTATGGAAATGGAGAATGCAATGCGGGAAATCTTGAATCTTAAGTTTCCGCCGAGAATGCCTTAA
- a CDS encoding tetratricopeptide repeat protein: MDEKEIRKNRLFLEGIEEKELYFPEDREPIRIRRSYNKLLIFWILLGAVVLGGLGFAVYYQFFRSPSPGSEFAGGFNKDLVQNKSDINRLLERPYLPDGNANPQLTKCINLYKERFTRQAFDYCNEFLDSTGTQEEKSIALTVLGVIHDESGRYPQAIERLQKAVQFDPKNFYAYYNLTLAYKHAGRFADARMAALKAKEIAPNDPRISLLAGNLFNELNDPDAAIDAYKEGLAQSPDDMYLTYNLAVSYFKKGEIPQAEEEFKKVVMKSPSGRLAALSHSYLGNIAYNKQDYQSAEYHFRQASALSPNEAKYLYNLAVVLQKNGKKEEALKYLELARDAGANDPEIYRLIAEGFSNLNQGEMSISALQKSLKYNPTDLDSLFQLAEAYYNKGDLLSAEETYRRIVSSTPGDSFTETALINLGVVLDQMERYGEAITALNRALELNPKNAKGYHTLGLVYKHSGNGTLAIENWRRSTAIEPENVQSREALGDYLLENKFFREAVEEYIGVVKHKDDAYKVYLKMAEAYMGMQDDSNAEKILLKVLNTSRDGSDLKNAHKKLALLYNKSKDPDLKNRAKDEAFRSAHMDPEDMEGRLVLAKILIDSNSILDREKAIDELTAIVRSDVRPKTAATAYNYLGICYYKNGEYKRAVRSFQSSIDLDPSLSEAYENKRAASAALEESTRREGFF; encoded by the coding sequence ATGGATGAAAAAGAAATCCGAAAAAACAGGCTGTTCTTAGAGGGAATCGAGGAAAAAGAACTCTATTTCCCCGAAGATAGGGAGCCTATTCGGATTCGCAGATCATACAATAAACTTCTAATATTTTGGATTCTTCTCGGAGCCGTCGTCTTAGGTGGCCTCGGGTTCGCGGTTTACTACCAATTTTTCCGTTCTCCTTCTCCCGGTTCCGAATTCGCCGGCGGATTTAACAAAGATCTCGTACAGAATAAATCCGATATCAATCGTCTTTTGGAAAGACCGTATCTTCCGGACGGAAACGCGAATCCACAACTCACAAAGTGTATCAATCTTTATAAGGAACGATTCACGAGACAAGCATTCGATTATTGTAATGAATTCTTAGATTCTACCGGAACTCAGGAAGAAAAATCCATCGCACTCACTGTGTTAGGTGTGATTCACGATGAGAGCGGACGTTATCCGCAAGCGATCGAGCGTCTTCAAAAAGCGGTTCAATTTGATCCTAAGAATTTTTACGCTTATTACAATCTCACTCTCGCATACAAACACGCCGGAAGATTCGCAGACGCGAGAATGGCCGCTCTCAAAGCGAAAGAAATCGCGCCGAACGATCCGAGAATCTCCTTGCTCGCCGGAAATCTTTTCAACGAGTTGAACGATCCCGACGCGGCGATTGACGCCTATAAAGAAGGGCTTGCGCAATCTCCCGATGATATGTACCTCACCTACAATCTTGCGGTGAGTTATTTTAAAAAAGGCGAGATTCCCCAGGCCGAAGAAGAATTTAAGAAAGTCGTGATGAAGTCTCCTTCGGGAAGATTAGCGGCTCTCTCTCATTCTTATCTTGGGAACATCGCCTACAACAAACAGGATTATCAGAGCGCGGAATATCATTTCCGTCAGGCGAGTGCGCTCTCTCCGAACGAAGCCAAGTATCTCTACAACCTCGCGGTCGTTCTTCAGAAGAACGGAAAAAAAGAAGAAGCGCTGAAATATCTGGAACTCGCGAGAGACGCGGGTGCGAATGATCCTGAAATCTATCGTCTGATCGCCGAAGGATTCTCCAATTTGAATCAAGGGGAAATGTCCATCTCCGCCCTTCAGAAGAGTTTGAAATACAATCCGACCGATCTGGATTCTCTCTTTCAACTCGCGGAAGCGTATTACAACAAAGGCGATCTTCTTTCCGCGGAAGAAACTTATAGAAGAATCGTATCCTCCACTCCCGGAGATAGTTTTACGGAAACGGCATTGATCAACTTAGGCGTTGTTCTCGATCAGATGGAGCGTTATGGGGAAGCGATCACTGCTTTGAATCGTGCGTTAGAACTCAATCCGAAAAATGCAAAAGGGTATCATACTCTCGGGCTCGTTTATAAACATTCCGGAAACGGAACTCTTGCGATCGAAAATTGGAGAAGGTCTACAGCGATTGAACCGGAGAACGTGCAAAGCAGAGAAGCTCTGGGGGATTATCTTCTGGAGAATAAATTCTTCCGAGAAGCGGTGGAAGAATACATTGGCGTAGTAAAACACAAAGACGACGCGTATAAGGTTTATCTCAAGATGGCGGAAGCCTATATGGGAATGCAGGACGATTCCAACGCTGAAAAAATCCTATTAAAAGTTTTGAATACTTCCAGGGATGGAAGCGATCTGAAAAACGCCCATAAAAAACTCGCTCTTCTTTATAATAAATCCAAGGATCCGGATCTCAAAAATCGAGCGAAGGACGAAGCGTTTCGTTCCGCTCACATGGATCCGGAAGATATGGAAGGTCGTCTCGTACTTGCAAAAATTCTAATAGACTCAAATTCGATTTTAGATCGTGAAAAGGCGATCGACGAGTTGACCGCGATCGTTCGTTCGGACGTAAGACCGAAAACAGCCGCGACGGCATATAACTATCTCGGAATCTGTTATTATAAAAACGGGGAATACAAACGTGCGGTGCGCTCGTTTCAGAGTTCGATCGACTTGGATCCTTCGCTTTCCGAAGCGTATGAAAATAAACGCGCGGCATCCGCGGCGTTGGAAGAATCCACTCGAAGGGAGGGATTTTTCTGA
- the ribH gene encoding 6,7-dimethyl-8-ribityllumazine synthase has protein sequence MIQELKADLNGKGQKHCVIVSRFNEFITESLLKGALESFRMHGVKEEDITVVRVPGAYEMPVVVAKAAASKKYNSIICLGAVIRGATAHFDFVAGESAKIGSIGVQYSIPVVFGVLTTDTIEQAIERAGTKAGNKGAESATTAIEMVNLLSLL, from the coding sequence ATGATCCAAGAACTGAAAGCAGATCTAAACGGCAAGGGACAAAAACACTGCGTGATTGTTTCCCGCTTTAATGAATTCATCACCGAAAGCCTTTTGAAAGGCGCTCTTGAATCCTTCCGGATGCACGGAGTCAAAGAAGAAGATATCACCGTGGTACGAGTTCCGGGAGCCTATGAAATGCCCGTGGTTGTCGCGAAGGCGGCCGCTTCCAAAAAATACAACTCGATCATCTGTTTGGGCGCGGTGATCCGAGGCGCGACCGCTCACTTTGATTTCGTAGCGGGAGAATCCGCAAAAATCGGTTCGATCGGAGTTCAGTATTCCATTCCGGTTGTGTTCGGAGTTTTGACAACGGACACGATTGAACAGGCGATCGAAAGAGCAGGGACCAAAGCCGGAAATAAGGGCGCGGAATCCGCGACCACGGCGATTGAAATGGTCAACCTTCTCTCCCTTCTTTAA
- a CDS encoding LA_3696 family protein → MLEQTSIKEQSTPMIWVNKIPNKLEEILGLDGSLQFRKFLNSTLNEFRNEVLGFSSNRFERRLQKETYFFKEEIKELREDVRGMRLQTKEEIHLLRDEMSQWKLDTTREFYLFRSEIQDSQSKFREEVSHQHNRLRTDFNDLKVEIKTEITEIHKTISTQTRWILVGMLGVGSFLLGLAKFV, encoded by the coding sequence ATGCTTGAGCAGACTTCGATCAAAGAGCAATCTACTCCTATGATTTGGGTAAATAAAATTCCGAATAAATTGGAAGAAATTCTCGGTTTGGATGGTTCTCTACAATTCCGTAAATTTCTAAATTCGACTCTAAACGAGTTTCGAAACGAAGTCCTTGGTTTTTCTTCCAACCGTTTTGAAAGAAGGCTTCAGAAGGAAACTTATTTTTTTAAGGAAGAGATCAAGGAACTTCGAGAAGATGTTCGTGGTATGCGACTTCAAACCAAAGAGGAAATTCATCTTCTTCGGGATGAAATGAGTCAGTGGAAACTGGATACGACCCGAGAATTTTACTTATTTCGTTCCGAGATTCAGGATTCTCAGAGTAAATTTCGAGAGGAAGTATCGCATCAACACAATCGGCTTCGAACCGATTTTAACGATCTTAAGGTGGAAATAAAAACCGAAATTACGGAAATTCACAAAACGATCTCGACTCAGACTCGCTGGATTTTGGTGGGAATGTTAGGAGTTGGAAGTTTTCTTCTCGGATTGGCAAAGTTTGTCTAA
- a CDS encoding tetratricopeptide repeat protein produces the protein MLPIVANQKVLSRSFFSHSIRFLLFSSLILTLTDCTVYRRIFQKEDVFLKSLNLPEWVLESSIKLRVLSGLLDVPNPEDSLPEDEIATFENGARRILATSPQAMKDLFEATGCVDGSKLAGIRANRITEREEDVWYGICQNGKEDAIIFRLFQMGNVDLYRRYEKETVPAWEEARKLAANNPDKAVRLANQVIELEPAHPGARKLLGNLYLKGGYCKGSVRNYRIYLRVMPLAGDKWKVHERLQEKCPDFLKPEPKKEEVELPETDPDSF, from the coding sequence ATGTTACCTATTGTGGCAAATCAAAAAGTCCTCTCAAGATCGTTTTTCTCCCATTCCATACGTTTCCTCTTATTTTCTTCCCTGATTCTAACGTTGACCGATTGTACCGTCTATAGAAGAATTTTTCAAAAGGAAGACGTCTTTTTAAAATCGTTAAATCTTCCGGAATGGGTTTTAGAATCTTCGATCAAACTCAGAGTTTTGTCCGGCCTTTTGGACGTTCCCAATCCGGAGGATTCACTTCCGGAAGATGAGATCGCTACATTCGAAAACGGAGCCAGAAGAATTCTCGCGACTTCCCCCCAAGCGATGAAAGATCTTTTTGAAGCTACGGGTTGTGTCGACGGTTCGAAACTCGCAGGAATCCGCGCCAACCGAATCACGGAAAGAGAAGAAGACGTCTGGTATGGAATCTGCCAAAACGGAAAGGAAGATGCGATCATCTTTCGATTGTTCCAGATGGGAAATGTGGATCTTTATAGAAGATATGAAAAAGAAACCGTTCCAGCTTGGGAAGAAGCCAGAAAACTCGCGGCTAACAATCCGGACAAAGCAGTGCGTCTTGCCAATCAAGTCATAGAATTAGAACCCGCTCATCCTGGTGCGAGAAAACTTCTTGGCAATCTCTATCTCAAAGGCGGCTATTGCAAAGGTTCCGTTCGCAATTATAGAATCTACTTGCGCGTTATGCCTCTCGCAGGTGACAAGTGGAAAGTCCACGAACGTCTTCAAGAAAAATGTCCCGACTTTTTAAAACCCGAACCAAAAAAAGAAGAAGTTGAACTTCCTGAAACCGATCCGGATTCTTTCTAA